Proteins from a single region of Candidatus Neomarinimicrobiota bacterium:
- the erpA gene encoding iron-sulfur cluster insertion protein ErpA, whose translation MVTLSERAENKLRTLLQEQNKEEHGLRVYIQGGGCSGMSYGMEFEDEPEKSDEVLEQNGIKVIVDKFSLKYIDGSEIDYADEGLMGGSFQVVNPQAKSTCGCGQSFKA comes from the coding sequence ATGGTTACATTATCGGAACGGGCGGAAAATAAACTCCGCACACTGTTGCAGGAACAGAATAAAGAGGAGCATGGACTTCGGGTCTATATCCAGGGTGGCGGATGCTCCGGAATGTCGTACGGGATGGAATTCGAGGATGAGCCCGAAAAATCAGACGAAGTCCTGGAGCAGAACGGGATCAAGGTCATCGTGGACAAATTTTCTCTCAAGTACATTGACGGTTCCGAAATCGACTATGCCGACGAAGGGCTGATGGGTGGGTCGTTCCAAGTTGTGAATCCCCAGGCGAAGTCGACCTGCGGATGTGGTCAATCCTTCAAAGCATAA